Proteins encoded in a region of the Synechococcus sp. BIOS-U3-1 genome:
- a CDS encoding Nif11-like leader peptide family natural product precursor, translated as MSLGQLKAFLEKVKGDSSLQEKLKGTKSPDEVVSIAKEHGHEFTADKINQLSEEELEVVSGGGHNVPCPGSF; from the coding sequence ATGTCCCTAGGACAACTCAAAGCCTTTCTCGAAAAAGTCAAAGGCGACTCAAGCCTTCAGGAAAAACTAAAGGGAACAAAGTCACCTGATGAAGTTGTATCTATTGCTAAAGAACATGGTCATGAATTCACCGCTGATAAGATCAATCAGCTCAGTGAAGAGGAGCTAGAAGTTGTTTCGGGTGGTGGCCATAACGTGCCATGTCCGGGATCATTTTAG